TTCATTTCTATTTTTTTTAAATAGTCAAATTTTTTTTACCACGAGCTAACGAATAATTATGTTAAAATTCGTGCATTCGCAGTCATCTCACAAAGCTACTAAAATCCTAAATCATTGCGGGAAATGAAACTTTAAAAGTGGTTTTTTCTTGGGTAGATACCAACGTTATTGTGCCGCCGTAAGTTTCAACTATATTTTTTACCATTCCTAAACCTAGGCCCATTCCGCTGGTTTTGGTTGTAAATTGTGGTTCAAAAATGCAACTTCTATTTTCTTCGGGCACGCCAATTCCGTTGTCTGAAACTGAAATATTTACAAAAGTATTTTCCATTTTTACCACAACATCAATTCGTGGATTTTCGGGTTTTTCTTGTTCTACAGATTGAATGCTGTTTTTAACCAAATTGGTAACTACTCTAATGAGTTGTGTTCTATCAAAACGCGCTCGTATTTCATCTTCATCTGAAAAGAAATAGATATAATCTTCATTAAAAATATCTAAGGCAAGCTTGCTTATTTTAACAACATTTAGTGTTTCATCTTGTTGGGCAGGCATTTTTGCGTAGGTAGAGAAGGCCGATGCAATGGAGCTTAACGTATCTATTTGCTGAAGTAAAGTATTGGTGTATTCGGCCATTTTGGTGTCGAAATCGGGGTCGTTACAATCAAATTTTCGTTGAAAACTTTGTACGGTAAGCCGCATGGGTGTTAACGGGTTTTTAATTTCGTGCGCAACTTGTTTTGCCATTTCGCGCCAAGCAGTCTCCCGTTCGCTGGCGGCAAGTTGTGCGGCACTTTTTTCCAGCTCGTCTATCATTTGGTTGTAACTGTTTATAAGTACGGCAATTTCTTGGGGTGTATCGCTAATATGAATTTTTTTATTGCGGGTGTCAAAACGGGTTTCAGATAATTTGTCGCTAATTTCCTTTAGGGATCGGGTAATATATTTAGAAAGAAAATAGGCCATTATAGTTGCCACTAGCAACATAAAAAAATAGGCTACCCCAAGCCTATAAAGATATTCGGTGAGTTCTTTGGTTATAAAACCGTCGTCTTCAATATAGGGCAGATTAAGTATTGCCAGCGGTTTAAAATAACTATCGGTAATGTAGGTGTAAGAGGATTGATACTTTTGGCCGCCTTCTTCAAACTCTTTTATATAGCTTTTGGTTGGCGAATTTTGAAGCGCATTCAGCGCTTTTTCATTCATCTTGGGTAAAACGGTATCCTTAAAAAATGAAGGTTTTGACGATTTTAAAAGATTGCCATTTAGATCGTAAAGAAAAATCTCGAGGCTGTGAATGTCTTTAATTTCGTAAATTTTCTCTTTAAAAATTAGCGGAATTTGTGCGGTTTCTACGGGATAAGTAGTGGTTTTTAAAATGTAATTAATGTTCTCCCTGATTGCGGCTTCTTTTCGTAAAAGTCTGTCGCGATGATAATCCTGCGCTTCTTCTTTATATTGAAAAACGGTAACAATAGCAATTAGTACAGAGGCTCCCAAAACCAATAGGAACAAGGAAAGAAAAATACGCGTGCGAAGTGATTTTCTGTAAAAGTACATTTACATTATTTTGAAGATAGAAAGATAGCAATAATCGAACCTAAAAGGAAAATTTCAAAAAAAAATCATTCTGTGCTCAATTGTGAAGTTGAATATCAAAATTTAAATATCAATTGTTTTTCTCTCTAATTCTTTTGTAAATTTTATATCCGATCATTAACATAATTGCAAAAACGAAAATACCCACGGTGCCATAAATCCAGTTAACGGCACTTTTTAATATAACCAGAAATACCACGGCAAATAAAATGAGAGTGGGCACTTCGTTAAAGAGGCGCATATAATTGGACGAGTATTTAACCTCGCCTTTTTGAAGTTGTTTAAATATTTGGTGGCATTTAAATTGATAAATTATTAAAGCCACTACAAAAGCCAGTTTTACCTGCATCCAAGCGTCGCTCACAAAAAATAAACGCATTCCGAGTAACCAAAACCCGAATACCAATGCCAAAACCATACTGGGCCATGTAATAATATTCCATAGCCGCGAAGCCATTATTTTTAGTTGTTCGCCCAAAATTTCCTTGTCGGGCGATGGTTTTTGTGAAGCTTCAATTTGATAAACAAATAAACGCACAATATAAAAAAGTCCCGCAAACCAGGTAATTACAAATATTAAGTGCAGCGATTTTATGTAGGGGTAATATTGTTCCATTAATAGCTCAGTTTCGTAAAAACTTGGCCGTAAAGATACCTAATTAATCAACTAATAGTAGTGACGAATTATTTATCGAGAATCAATTTTTGATGAATTTTTTTGTAATATTTCCTTCGGAAGATTGAATGGTAATAAAGTACATTCCTGCATTAAAGTTGGAAACATCTATTTCTTTTGAATTATTGTTTACCGAATTCATTACAATTCTTCCGTTAATATCTGTTATTGAAACAGATTCAAAATTGTGAATAGCGGAATGGATAATTAATTTATTCTGTGCCGGATTTGGAAAAACAAGTAAGTCCTTAATAGATTTATTGTCTGATATGTTGAGCGCAGGAAAGTTTTTATATACTTGGTATCCAGGAAAACTAAAATATTGCAGTACGATCATTTTTTCAGTCCCAGGTAGATCTATGAAATAAATATCGGCCACATCTTCATTAAGGAAAGGAATGAAAAAGTGTGTTTCCATGGCCTCAAAATCTCCACAATTTTCAGTTTCACGAACAATATTCCGAGGAATAAACATCTCATTAACACCTATAGGACCAGGTTCTATATATTCATAATTTCCGGAATAATTGTTACAAAAAGAAGTTCCGTGAAGCGTAAAGTCACTTTCTGTAATTAAGGTTGGGCCTTCAGTTAATCCTAATGTATTTATGAAAACTTCTTCATCACTGAATGAAAAACTGTGCAAATACCAGTTGTCAACAAAATATTCTGGTGGTTGGGCAACTGCAATTTGAGTGGTAAAAAGGATTAAAAAAAGAAACAGCAGTTTTTTCATAACTTAATTTTTAATAAATTTCTTCGTAGTATTTCCTTCGGAAGAAGTGATATTCAAAAAATACATACCAGCTTTTAATGCTGAAACATCTATTTCATTTGAAATCATATTTTTAAATGAAACAATTATTCTGCCGTTAATATCTGTAATGGAAACTGAATCGAAGTCACTAATAATGGATTGTATAAATAATTTGTTTTGGGCTGGATTAGGGAAGAGCTTCAAATCAGAAAAGTTATTTTCAGAAGTGGAGAGTAATATGTTGGTAAAATGGGAGAGAAAGCCTGGGGCATATTCCCATGAAAGATAATCATTTCCGTCATTTCCTTCATAAACACTGGTGTCTAATAACATTCTACCTTGAATTTCATACAAAGCGTATTCTGCTTCACCCGGCTGGCAATTGCTTTCGTCATTTATATAATTCTGTGGCTGTAATTGAAATAAATAAATATCGCCACTTCCTAAAATAAAATCGCCACTAATTGTTGCGCAGCTTTCAATGCCAGTATATGTAAAATCTGGATTTATAGTTATTTGTGGTGGATTGGGTCCGTTATAAAAAATGGGATCGCCCATATCTACTTCTTGCATAAAGAGATACCAAGTTTGAAACAACATGGGATTGGCTATGGGCGCAGGTTCTGTGCTATAATATGCAGTATTGTAATTTGCATCTCTCAGCCTTAAAAATTTAAAACCGTTGTTTTCAGAATAGAAAAAGGTGAATGTTTTAGTCTCGAGATTCAGATTTGTTAAGACATCATAAAAATATAAATCTTCATAATAGCAATTAGGTTCTATACAATCGTGTAGCGTAACACCATAATTATTGAGCGTCATTGAATTTCCGTTGAAACTTGTCGCTGCATTCATTGTGTTTAAAATGCCGTCAGCATCCAAAACGTAATCCCCTGCAACTTCGTAAATAGTTAAATTAGGATTTTCGCCATTAGGGGTTAGATACGTATTTCCAATGTATAAGGATTTTAAGCGAAAAGTTTCGTTCAGCATTCCAGCGGGCTGCGCAAATGATGACAACATTGAAATACCAAATACAAGAAGTAGTAGTTTTTTCATAACCGAGGAATTAGTATTTTAAAGATACTAAAAAATCGACCTAGTCCGTAAGCGTTTTCCGGATTTCCCGATTCAAAAAATAACCCGTTACAATAGTAGAGAGCACATCGGCCGCGGGAAAGGAAATCCAAACCCCAAGTTCGCCAAAATAATGGGGCAGTATAAAAATAAGTGGAATAAAGAAAAACCCTTGCCGTGTTAAAGTTAGAAGCAGGGCCGGAACAGCCTTCCCAATTGCTTGAAAGTATGCGGAGCCAATAAGTTGGATTGCAATTATAGGTGTTGCGGCAAAAACCCAACGCATATATTCAGGGGTTTTTGAAAGTATATCTATATCATTTGTAAATACTGAAACAATAGCTTCAGGGAAAATTATTATAACGGTAAATATAACGAGGCCCAAGCCGCCAGCATAAAGTATTGCTTTGTTAATACTTTCGCGTACGCGTGTAAATTGATGTGCTCCATAATTATACCCAGCTATGGGTAAAAAACCTTGTGTAACCCCAAGGATAGGGAAGAGTGCAAACATTAACATGCGGGCAATAATACCATAGGAAGCAACGGAGGATTCGCCGCCAATGTCGAACAAAATATTGTTCATTAAAAGATAGGTTATGCTCACCACAGCCTGTCGAGAAAGCGTAACAAATCCAAGTGCAGACATTTCCTTTAAAATAGGCAGATCTAAACCAAAGTGCGGCATACTTATTTGTAGTTCCGATTTATCGCTTAAAAAGAAATAAAGCACATACAAAAAACATAAACCGTACGAAATGGTGGTTGCCCAAGCGGCACCAGCCATTCCCATATCTAAATGATAAATTAAAATGTAATCTAAGATCAGATTCCCCACCGACGGAATTATCATCGCAATCATTGCAAACTTCGGTTTTCCTTCAGCGCGGATTACATTATTGCCCATCATACATAACGCCAAAAGTGGCACTCCGTAGAGCACAATGCGGTAATAGATTTTGGCAGGTTCAAAAATAGCCCCTTTACCACCGAAGGCCGGAATAAGTTCATTTATAAAAATTAATCCGAAAACTACCATTGCGGTAGTAAGTAACAGCGTTAGGGTAATTTGATTGCCGAAGGTTTTTAATGCGCGCTCTTTATTTCCGCTTCCAAGAGCACGCGAAATTATAGATGAACCGCCAATTCCAATGGCCATTCCCAAGGCAGCGATAAAAAATGAAACAGGCAGAACCACATTAATTGCAGCTATAGCGATGGAACCAATCCAATTTCCTACAAAAATGGTGTCGACTAAAATATTCAGCGACATCACTAGAATTCCAATAGAGGCAGGAACCGCTTGTTTAATTAATAAACTTCCAATGGGTTCTGTGCCTAAAGCGGCAGATTTATTGTTCATTTCTTTTAGTTCCTTTAATCTGAAAGGGGCTTAGGCAATCGCAGTTTTTGTATCAACTATACGCCATTGATCAATCCAGCCCGTTAGCACTTCGGCCCAATCGTCGCGGTCGTTCAAGCATGGAATTACCGTGAATTCCTTTCCGCCTGCTTCGTGAAAAATTTCTTCACCTTCCATGGCTATTTCTTCCAAAGTTTCAAGACAATCGCTTACAAATGCCGGGGTTACAATGGCTATTTTTTTTATGCCTTCAAGGCCTAAACGCTCAATGGTCCTATCGGTTGGCGGTTTTAACCACGGGTCAAAACCCAAGCGCGATTGAAAGGCATTGGAGTAGGTGCCCGGTTTTAAATTTAATTTTGCAGCAACTAATTCGGTGGTTTTAAAACATTGGTGACGGTAGCAAAATTGGTGTGCTGGTGACTCGGTTACGCAGCAGCTGCCATCAATTTTACAGTGGCTTTTTGTAATATCGCGCTTATAAATATGTCTTTCCGGAACCCCGTGATAGCTAAATATTAGATGCTCATAATCTAAACCTTCCAGCTTTTCTGCCATGCTCTTTGCGAGTACTTCAATATATTCGGGTTTATTGTAAAATGCGGGGAGGGAAGTAATTTTTAATTGTGGAAAAAATTCATTTTTAAGTTCTTCCACCTTCACGTCAATGGTTTCTGTAGTTGCCATTGCAAATTGCGGATAAAGCGGAATTGTTAATACTTCATCTACGCCTTGATCTACCAATTCTTGTAATCCTTTTTTAAGTGTCATACTACCGTAGCGCATTGCCAAGGCCACCGGAACCGTAGTTTTGTTTTGTATTTTTTTCTGAAGTCTTTCAGAAAGCACTATTAATGGCGAACCCTCGTCCCACCAAATTTTTTGATAGGCTTCGGCAGATTTTTTTGGTCGCGTATTTAAAATAATTCCACGAACGATAAAGGAACGCAACCAAAAGGGCACGTCTATGACCCGAGGATCCATTAAAAATTCGTCTAAATATTTTTTAACATCTTTTGGATCGGTGCTGTCTGGCGAGCCGAGATTTACAAGGAGAACTCCCTTCATAGGAAAAAATTTTAGGCAAAATTACGTTTTTAAAACGCAATGCTCAAAGGTGATGACACTTTAAAATAATAGTGCTATTTTAATTAATTAT
This region of Aequorivita marisscotiae genomic DNA includes:
- the hemH gene encoding ferrochelatase, with translation MKGVLLVNLGSPDSTDPKDVKKYLDEFLMDPRVIDVPFWLRSFIVRGIILNTRPKKSAEAYQKIWWDEGSPLIVLSERLQKKIQNKTTVPVALAMRYGSMTLKKGLQELVDQGVDEVLTIPLYPQFAMATTETIDVKVEELKNEFFPQLKITSLPAFYNKPEYIEVLAKSMAEKLEGLDYEHLIFSYHGVPERHIYKRDITKSHCKIDGSCCVTESPAHQFCYRHQCFKTTELVAAKLNLKPGTYSNAFQSRLGFDPWLKPPTDRTIERLGLEGIKKIAIVTPAFVSDCLETLEEIAMEGEEIFHEAGGKEFTVIPCLNDRDDWAEVLTGWIDQWRIVDTKTAIA
- a CDS encoding sensor histidine kinase, which produces MYFYRKSLRTRIFLSLFLLVLGASVLIAIVTVFQYKEEAQDYHRDRLLRKEAAIRENINYILKTTTYPVETAQIPLIFKEKIYEIKDIHSLEIFLYDLNGNLLKSSKPSFFKDTVLPKMNEKALNALQNSPTKSYIKEFEEGGQKYQSSYTYITDSYFKPLAILNLPYIEDDGFITKELTEYLYRLGVAYFFMLLVATIMAYFLSKYITRSLKEISDKLSETRFDTRNKKIHISDTPQEIAVLINSYNQMIDELEKSAAQLAASERETAWREMAKQVAHEIKNPLTPMRLTVQSFQRKFDCNDPDFDTKMAEYTNTLLQQIDTLSSIASAFSTYAKMPAQQDETLNVVKISKLALDIFNEDYIYFFSDEDEIRARFDRTQLIRVVTNLVKNSIQSVEQEKPENPRIDVVVKMENTFVNISVSDNGIGVPEENRSCIFEPQFTTKTSGMGLGLGMVKNIVETYGGTITLVSTQEKTTFKVSFPAMI
- a CDS encoding T9SS type A sorting domain-containing protein, producing the protein MKKLLLLVFGISMLSSFAQPAGMLNETFRLKSLYIGNTYLTPNGENPNLTIYEVAGDYVLDADGILNTMNAATSFNGNSMTLNNYGVTLHDCIEPNCYYEDLYFYDVLTNLNLETKTFTFFYSENNGFKFLRLRDANYNTAYYSTEPAPIANPMLFQTWYLFMQEVDMGDPIFYNGPNPPQITINPDFTYTGIESCATISGDFILGSGDIYLFQLQPQNYINDESNCQPGEAEYALYEIQGRMLLDTSVYEGNDGNDYLSWEYAPGFLSHFTNILLSTSENNFSDLKLFPNPAQNKLFIQSIISDFDSVSITDINGRIIVSFKNMISNEIDVSALKAGMYFLNITSSEGNTTKKFIKN
- a CDS encoding CopD family protein; the protein is MEQYYPYIKSLHLIFVITWFAGLFYIVRLFVYQIEASQKPSPDKEILGEQLKIMASRLWNIITWPSMVLALVFGFWLLGMRLFFVSDAWMQVKLAFVVALIIYQFKCHQIFKQLQKGEVKYSSNYMRLFNEVPTLILFAVVFLVILKSAVNWIYGTVGIFVFAIMLMIGYKIYKRIREKNN
- a CDS encoding T9SS type A sorting domain-containing protein encodes the protein MKKLLFLFLILFTTQIAVAQPPEYFVDNWYLHSFSFSDEEVFINTLGLTEGPTLITESDFTLHGTSFCNNYSGNYEYIEPGPIGVNEMFIPRNIVRETENCGDFEAMETHFFIPFLNEDVADIYFIDLPGTEKMIVLQYFSFPGYQVYKNFPALNISDNKSIKDLLVFPNPAQNKLIIHSAIHNFESVSITDINGRIVMNSVNNNSKEIDVSNFNAGMYFITIQSSEGNITKKFIKN
- a CDS encoding MATE family efflux transporter; the protein is MNNKSAALGTEPIGSLLIKQAVPASIGILVMSLNILVDTIFVGNWIGSIAIAAINVVLPVSFFIAALGMAIGIGGSSIISRALGSGNKERALKTFGNQITLTLLLTTAMVVFGLIFINELIPAFGGKGAIFEPAKIYYRIVLYGVPLLALCMMGNNVIRAEGKPKFAMIAMIIPSVGNLILDYILIYHLDMGMAGAAWATTISYGLCFLYVLYFFLSDKSELQISMPHFGLDLPILKEMSALGFVTLSRQAVVSITYLLMNNILFDIGGESSVASYGIIARMLMFALFPILGVTQGFLPIAGYNYGAHQFTRVRESINKAILYAGGLGLVIFTVIIIFPEAIVSVFTNDIDILSKTPEYMRWVFAATPIIAIQLIGSAYFQAIGKAVPALLLTLTRQGFFFIPLIFILPHYFGELGVWISFPAADVLSTIVTGYFLNREIRKTLTD